The nucleotide sequence GGGGACCAGCCCGCACCCCAAATCTCGCCCCCTCCACCCGCATCCCGGTCCCCAGCCCGGCCACAGCGAGAGAGGAGAGCGACCGGGGgtcccgccccgccggggggtCCCAGAGGTGGCATTGGGGACATCGCGTGCGAAGGGGCTCCGGACAGACCCGGGAGGGCTGTCCCGGTCACTCGCAGTCACGCtatgggtgggtggggggggaaatggcTTTTAAAGGACCAGGGCGGTGGCCCCACGTCCAGGAGCCTGGCCCGGGGTCAAGGCGGCGCCGGAGCAGCTCAGGATCAGCCCCCCTCGGctggctgggggcggggggggctccccGGCAGCGGGTACACCGTCGGGGGTAACGGGGCTGCATCCCCTCTGCCCCGGGATGCTGCCATCACCTGCAAGGGGACAGCAGCCCCCACTGCCACTTGTGTCCCCCTCGATAAGACACAGACATCCCAGCCCTCTCCAGCCACGGGGAGTCGGGGAGAGGGCGGTTTCCCACCGTgcaaaggcgggggggggggggggcgggggctgtcaGTCGTGCCACTGCAAATGTCCCCTTTTGGGTCCGGGGGACACTGAACGGTGCCCCAGGCAGCTCCGACGGTCCCAGGCAGGGCTGTCCGTCCCCAGGGGACTCGCTCTGCAAATGTCCCCCACTCTTGTCTTTCCCCGCGGCTGGGGAGAGGGACTGCTCGGGACACACGGACCACGCAGGACACATCGATGTGTCCGTCAAGCCCAGGCGGAGATGTCCCCACGCACGCACGCTCGCACGCACCGTGGCACCTCGTAAAACACGTGCGGGCACCCACGCCCACAGCTCCCCGCGATCCCACGTCCCTCCTGTCCCGCTGCGCTCGCACAGGCAGGGGGGCAGCTGGGCATTCACCCCATCTATAGGTGCCCCTGTACAGGCGTGTTACTGCACGTACAGGCTCCACACACACACTGCCCATACAGTGCTGATGCGCATCCGTGCTCTCCTGTAGCGCGCACACGTGTATTTTAACACTCTCGTGTGCACGGACACGCTCCGTGTTTCTTGTCTGTGCATAAATAACTCACTCGCCTACAAATGCGCAGCAGATTTGGGCTCTTTGCACGTGTTTACACACCCACGTGCTCTGCCACACGTGCACACGCCTGCAGGCACCCTCGTCCTCTTGCTCGCGTGTGTATAGCCTTGCACATGCATGCTGGCACGACCACGCTGACAAACCCACGGGCACGCAGCCGGGATCCTCCCCGGAGCACTGACCCGCGGTGGGAAGCAAGATGCATCCACGAGCGCTGGCAGGAGCATGAGAGTCCTGCCAAGGGCCGAGGTCCGGCAGCGGCTCGCTGGCTGCCCCCCCCGGCCAGCTCTGGGGAGCCAAGGGCTCAGCGAGGGGCGGTGGCCGGGGTGGGTGCCCGGCGTTGGGTGACAATATATTTGGGGCGTGAGGCTGCCTGGCACGCAAGGCGGCAGCTCTTAACGCTGTTCTCATCAGGAGGCACCCTGCCCTCGCAGGGCTTGGCAGCGAGCAcggaggaggctggggggggtgcaaggaaggggatgggggggggggggggtggaagagGGGCAGGTGGGTCCCAGGGAACCTCTCTGGAATTCCTGATATGGTGCCAGGACCCTTCCCAGCTTCTCCAGCGCTTTGGGAtatgatggatcaggagaggctgGCGCAGGTTCCCCGTCAGTGCAAGGCCACCAAGGTCTGAGAcgctgcctggggtggggggtatcagtctgcccccccaccccaaaccccatgCAATGGAGCCGAGCAGATCCATGGGGATGGGAGAGGCTGTCCGGACCCAGTCAGCGAGGCAGCGCCCTGCTCCTACTAAACCCCAGCCTGCCTCCCCAAAAGCACTCCCAACGTCTTCCTCGCTGGGAGGCATTGTCTGGTGAGGCTGGGACTGGTAGGTCTGCGAGGTGCCTGGCAATTATCAGAATGAATATTAGCAGCCAGGGTTTTGTAACTGTTCTTGCCAAACGTTAATGAACGGCGTCATAGCTATTAATGAGCCCGATTAGACCAGATGTTGAAAGCCTTTATTAAATATTAGCTCAGCTTTTACCTGGGCCAAATTCCCACTGTAGTTTTCAAAGACTAAATGAAACTTAGGGCCAAACCCCAAAGCTCTGGCTCATTCCTGCTTCTCCAGCTCATCCCAGCTGCACTTCCCAAAGCCCTGAATTTTCCTTCAGCTTGAGCAGCAGCCCCACATCTCCTGCCAGGTGCCACACTGTGTTTTCGGAGGGATGAACTGCCCCAGCCTTGCCCTGCACTGCCCCTTTCACCTCTCCTATCTCTCCAGCtcacctcctcccctctgctccaCCACTCCTCTCCCTCGCTGCCTGTTTGCCACGGAGGAGCCGGGGGAAGCGAGCCAGCCGCCTTCTCACGCGAACCTGGGCAATCGTTAACCTGAGTTTGGCTCTGTTGCTGGGACAGAAGGTCCTGCCACCACCAGTCCTGGGGTGCGGGGACCTGCCAGATGATTCCCGGGGATGGAGAGGGCTGTGGCCATGGGTCCCTTCCTGCAAACACATCCCCTCGCTGCTGGAAGCACCTCCAGAGTGGCCATGGAGGTGACAGCCCTCTATGTGTACTGGGAGCAGTCTGGTCAGCCCAGTAAAGGTCTTTGGGGGGAAACGCTGGCACCCACATCCCACAGGACAGCAATGCTGAGAGCGTGTCCTCCATCCTCCGCAGGCCAGGGCTTAGGGACCCccttctgcctgcctgtcctgggCTCTAGGGCAGTCATGTGCCGTGGGCAGGAGGATAGATCACCATTTGTCCCCCAGAGCCTCTTGGCACTGAGGAAATATCTTCCCTGGCTTCTTGGGCTGGCTCCAGCCAGACTCAGTCCCATTTGTTAATGGATAGCTATTCCCCAGGGCTCTCATGCCGTGACCCCCCAGAGATAAGCACCCAGCCATGCAACAAGGGGAGCACATATAAAGCTGTGGCCTTCCAGGTGGCAGAGAAGAAGGTCCGGGAGGCAGAAGAAGAAGGTCTGGGCTGCAGAAGAGgatcccctctgctccccagggcaggcagctgccagacacCCTCTGCCTATCATTGCTGGGACCCACAAGCAGTAAAACCAGCCCTGGTAGAGCAAGGACCTGCAGGTAAGAgaccatgtgtgtgtgtgtggttttgaaCAGGGATATAGGACCAGGAAAGTCATATTTGGGTCTGAAGGAGAAATTCATGCGCCaggctctcccctccctcccctgcccacccAGCGAGCCGTGTGTTCCTGCAGGGCAGCCCTGTGGCATCCCCGCTCCCCGTGCCCCCACACACTGGTGGTCACCCAGCAGAGGCAGCCTCCTGGCTATAGATCCTCACGGAAATGGTGGACATGGGGCCAGCTTCACTGAGGAGTTGCtgttcctctcctcctgcctccctgcgcTTTTTTTGGCTGCAGTTTTCTGTGCCTTGTTGCAAACAGACCGTTTCCCCTGGGCAGAATCCAAGGCTGTGCTAGTGGGTGCTGGGGTCTTCTGCAGGGGAAGGGGCACCATTACAGGCTCTGGAGGGCTGAGGTCCCCCTTAAACAATGGCTGGGTTTGGGGTCTTTATAGGTCTCCAGCTTTTCCCCCTTGAAAACCCCAAAGTGCTGCACAGGCAGCTCCATCACCCTTGGTGCCCTTCCTCAGCATCAGAAACACCTGTAGGACTCAACCTCTTGCTAATCCTGGCTCTTTGCCACACTTCTGGTTAATTCCTTTAGGGTTCCTACACGCCAGCAGCGATGAAGGCTGCGATGTCACTGGTGGGAAGCCAAGGCATTGTCTCAGCCACCGAGGTCCTCCTCGTGGCTGCCGTCTTCTGCCTGGTCTTCCTGCTCATCCAGTCCCTCCGGCAGCACATACCCCAGGGGCTGAAGAGCCCCCCAGGACCCAGAGGCTACCCCATCCTCGGCAACGTGCTGGAGCTGAGGAAGGACACGCACCTGGCCCTGACCAGGCTGAGCCAGAAGTATGGGGACATGATGGAGGTCAGGATCGGCACCCGGCCCGTGCTGGTGCTGAGCGGGTTGGACACCATCAAGCAAGCCCTGGTGAAGCAAGGAGATGACTTCATGGGGCGCCCGGACCTCCACAGCTTCCGTTATGTTACAGATGGCCAGAGCCTGACCTTCAGCCCTGACTCAGGGGACGTGTGGAAAGCCCGCCGAAAGCTGGCCCAGAACGCCCTGAAGACCTTCTCCATCGCCCCCAGCCGCACCTCCTCTTCCACCTGCCTCCTGGAGGAGCACGTCTCTAAGGAGGCTGACTACCTGGTCACCAAGTTCCTGCGGCTGATGGATGAGGAGAAGAGCTTTGACCCTTACCGGTACCTGGTGGTCTCTGTGGCCAACGTCATCTGTGCCATGTGCTTTGGCAAGCGTTACGATCACAATGACCAAGAGCTGCTCAATATAGTGAATGTAAGTGAGCAGTTTGGCAATGTGGCTGCTTCTGGCAACCCTGCTGACTTCATCCCCGTGCTCCAGTATCTTCCCAGCCGCACCATGACTTTATTTAAAGATTTCAACAAGCGATTCGTCCATTTCCTGCAGAAGATTGTCAAAGAGCACTACGAAACCTTTGACGAGGTAAGAGCTTGCAGGACCCTCACCTGCACCAGAGGTGCGTCCCCGCTCTCTGCCCCTCTCTAGTAGTGAGTTGTTTTACTTCTTGCAGTCAAGCATCAATGGACATCTACATTCTTGCAGGTATTGCTGCATGTAGCAAGTCCAGCTGGAGTCTCCCTCACCTGTAGTCTCTCCATGTGCAGTCCAGTACTGCAGTCCTCTTCTCCTCCATGGTCTTGTGTGATAGGGCCAGCTTGTTGGTTGAACATCTGATCTATGCCAAAGGTTCCCTGCAGAACCATGTCCTTGTTTTCATAGGTTCCAAAAGCAGTAGAGACCATGGGGGCTGAAAGATGATGTTCTCCAGAGCTCGTATGACCCTAGGCTCCGCTCACATCAGGCTGTTGCTCAGTGACACCCATTCCTCTGCTGGTTGTGCTGCCATGacttgtcttctcttcctctcagaaCAACATCCGAGACATCACTGACTCCCTCATTGAGCAATGCCTGGATAAAAAAGTGGAAGCAAATACTGCCATGCAGATCCCTAAGGAGAAGGTCG is from Strix aluco isolate bStrAlu1 chromosome 12, bStrAlu1.hap1, whole genome shotgun sequence and encodes:
- the LOC141928590 gene encoding cytochrome P450 1A5-like, translating into MKAAMSLVGSQGIVSATEVLLVAAVFCLVFLLIQSLRQHIPQGLKSPPGPRGYPILGNVLELRKDTHLALTRLSQKYGDMMEVRIGTRPVLVLSGLDTIKQALVKQGDDFMGRPDLHSFRYVTDGQSLTFSPDSGDVWKARRKLAQNALKTFSIAPSRTSSSTCLLEEHVSKEADYLVTKFLRLMDEEKSFDPYRYLVVSVANVICAMCFGKRYDHNDQELLNIVNVSEQFGNVAASGNPADFIPVLQYLPSRTMTLFKDFNKRFVHFLQKIVKEHYETFDENNIRDITDSLIEQCLDKKVEANTAMQIPKEKVVNLVNDLFGAGFDTVTTGLSWSLMYLVTYPNIQKKIQEELDQTIGRERRPRLSDRGTLPYTEAFILEMFRHSSFLPFTIPHSTTRDTVLNGYYIPKDRCVFVNQWQVNHDEKLWKDPLTFNPERFLSAGGTEVNKVAGEKVLIFGLGKRKCIGEPIARWQVFLFLSTLLQQLEFSVCDGKKVDMTPLYGLTLKHKRCEHFQVKQRFPTKSMN